CCTCCCCAGGCTGCAGTTCCCAGAGGGGGTCTGGAGGGCCTCAACCGCCCCATCCTCCTGGCATTAGTTTCTCTTCCTCAAGGGGGGGCATGAGTCAGGCCAGGTTCCCCCAAGAAACAGGGCACTCACTGGATTCTGAGGCTCTGTCCGGCAACTCTGAGGGTCTTTGGCAACCACCTTGGGTGGGACGTTCAGAGGGACGTGGGCCATCGTCGTCTGGAGACAAGACCTCATGGAGGCTGGGTGCTTCTGAACCTGGAGAGCAGAGTGGCATGGCAGGTGCACTGCTTCAACCTGCGGCTGTTGGCTATGCCCAGCAGCTGCTGACCCTAGGGAGGAGCGCCGGGACGCATGGCACTGggcctgtgctgtgctgtgctgtgcctGGGCTCCAGTTCAGGGATTACAATTAAGCTATCTTGCCTCTCTGCACCTCCACACAACAGGCTTTCCTGAGCTTACTGCCTCTTCTTTGTGGTCTTTTTTAATAGTAACATTATCATcaatattttgagagaaagaaggagagagagagagagagagagaggagagagagagagagaatggacatgccgggGCCTTcatcctgctgcaaatgaactccagatgcgtgcgcccccttgtgcacacgtgcggcATTGCACgcttacatcactgtgcatctggctacgtgggacctggagatttgaacatgagttctcaggcttcacaagcaagcaagcatgttagctgctaagccacctctccagcctgcctgtgatttctttctttctttctttttttctttatttgttgtgGTTTCTTAAACTTCTGCCATCGTGCTAGCTTGATCCAAGCCAGTAATAGGCAGGACCATGGCTGGAACTTCTCCCTGAACGACAGCCTCCCTCTGGTGACCTGAAATCCCTCTTCTGGAGACCTGGGCCCTGGGATACCCTCCTCTCTAAGCCAGAAGTTAACCTTGGTCAAGGTAACCTGTCAGGCCAGTACTTGAAACAATTCCATCCTTTCCTCCACTAGTTCTGGCTCTAGCTTTGATAGGCCACCTGACCATGACAtatcactgcatttttttttttactattttttaaataattaattgattgacttgagcaagaaagaggcagagggagggagagacagagaacggacgtgccagggtctccagctgctgcaaacaaactccacatgcatgcaccaccttgtgcatctggcttacgtgggtccttgggaattgaacctgggtactgtggctttgtaggcaagtgacttaaccactaagccatctctccagcccactattttttttaatttgtatttgtgtAAGGGGTGTGGTTATACATGTGGTCAtgtgagcacgtgtgtgtgtgtgtgtgtgtgtgtgtgtgtgtgtgtgcatgggcatgcacacatggtgaggccagaggacacctcaggaatgtcatccacctctttgttttttgtttgtttttccaagacagggtctcactgtagaccacgTTGACCTGggactctctctgtagtcccaggctggtctcaaactcatggtggtcctcctacctcagcctggagctcaccttttaggccagactggctggccagtgagccgtggagctccatctccacctccccagtgctgaggttacaggcacctGCCATCACATTcagcctttatgtgggttctggggatcgaactcaggttgtcatgttTACGAGGCAggccctttaccactgagccacctccctagcctaaAGGTATCATTATGCACACAGTTCCTAAGTGAACGGAAGGATGACACACAGATATGCAATCAGAAAACAGCCAGAAAtctgaggcagagagggagggtgacATACTGCTGTTGGGAACCCAAGTCTTTGCCAACCCTCTGGCTGCAGAGGCGTGGGTAGGTGGAGACCCTTGTACAGAATCCCCCTCCAGTGGGCTGCCTGCACCTAAGAGATTGTGTGTGGGAGATCGTCCATCAGTccttctccacccctcccccaccccggtGCAGCTCTCTCCCACACTGCTTACTTAAGGCCAAGTGTGAATGTCAGAACGAGGCTACCcactcccagccctgggaaggttCCAGAGCTGGAGGCAGCTGCATTGTCGCTATGGCAACTGACAGAGCCTGCTCACCATGGCTGCTGGAGGTGGAGCAGGTCCTGTGGCCACCAACACACAGGGGCAAGAAGCCTGGCCTCTTGGGTGGCCGGGTTTCTGGGCTGGGGGCATCGGCCGGGCCTGTCCTCCTGAGCTCCTCCAAGCCAGGCTTTCTGAAGGAGAAAGCTTTCTTGAGGCTGGACCTCTTCTCTTGGGATTTCCTCCTGGACCCCGGGGTTGGGTTTTGTGAAGTCACCTCTCTTAGAGGGGCTTGTCCTTGCTGCGGGTGAGAAGAGGCAAACCGAGTCAGGCCACTCACCTTAAATAGAGGGAAAGAGCTGCCCCACGTGAACACAGCCCCCAAATCCCAGGGTGGTGCGTGGGTTGGGGGGGCGGTGCAGGGACTGGAGAAGGACTGGTGGGGAACGAACCAGGAGAGGCAGCGGCCCTGTGTTGGGAAGCTTGCTCCTCACCTCTTCTTCCAAGTGGTCTCCTGCTTTCTTGAGCAATTCCACGATCCTCCGGATGACCTCGTCCGCTGGAAGAGAGCGTGCACACCCATCACCCCGGAGTGCAGAGAGAGTGCTCCACTCCTGCCCTGGACTTCTGACACCAACGTGGCCGCGCTGTCGCCAGGTGAGGGGCCCAGAATACTCCTTGGGTTGTGCAGGGCAAAGACACCACCCGTCCCAGGCCTGTTCTTCTGGGAGAGGATTGGCTGAACCACAGGGGGAGGGTTGTGAGCCAAAGCCCATTTTATACTGGGAATTCCGGGCATATCCCACCTATACCCTGCTATGCCTTTGAATTTCACAGATCTGTGAGTTCTGTGAGGTGCACACACCCTTGGCTAAGTCTCCACCTCTATCCCCTTCCCTGTGAAATGTGGATCATGGGCTGGGGccgtagttcagtggttaaaggcacttgtttgcaaagcctgctggccctggtttgattcaccagtacccacataaatcccattgcacaatgtggagcatgcacctggagttcatttgcagcaccaagagaccctgatgtgaccattctcattcattctcgcacactctttctctctctctaataaataaaggttggagagacagcttgcttagtggttaaggcatttgcctgcaaagccaaaggacccaggtttgattccccaggacacacgtaaagccaggtacacaaggtggcacatgcatctggggtttatttgcagcaggcagaggctctggcgcacccattctctctatctacctcttcctctctttctcactatctcaaataaataaataaatataaatatctggacgcagtggtgcacgcctttaatcccagcactagagaggcagaggtaggaggatcaccatgagttcaaggccgccctgagactatatagtgaattccaggtcagcctgggctagagagaaaccctaccttgaaaaaacaaacaaaaaataaagaaagaaagaaagaaaaataataatattaaaaaggagagagagatgtggaTCATAACTGCTGATGAGCTTCCCCTAAAGGGACAGGATTAGAAACACTCCgcttcactacgtagtctcagagtggcctagaactcatgaggtcttctgcctcccgagtgccaggattaaaggcatgggccaccatgcctggccagaaacaCTGAAAGGCCAAGTGATCGTCCAACCTGCAGGTTTCTAGTGCAGAGAAACGGCAGATTCCAGCCCCACCCAAGGCGCAGAGGGAAGGGCATCAGCTGGCTCAGGGCAGCTTGCCACACTGCTGCCCTCACTGCACCCCAAGCCTTTAAGAGCAGCCACACACAGCACAAGTTCTTCCTCCAGTAGCTCCGGTTGGCCTCACCCAAGGACAGTGTGCCCAGTCTGGCCTCTGCCAGCTTCCAACGGGCAATTTTCACAAAAGCTATACAAACAAGAGTCCCTTTGCTGGGCGGGCTGGCTGCAGGGCCGCCCTCGCCCCTACTCTCTGCCCTCTCACCCACAAATCCTGTTTGGCTTCTCGTGCCGTGACTCAGCCGACAAGGGCGTGTCCTCTCGGGTAAGAAATCATTAGCTGTGACGTAACTAAACGTTCCACAAAATGACCTACAAACTGCCTTCTGGTTATTCCCTCTGGCTGCCGCATGGCTCTTGCTTGCTCTagcttttaaagattttattttcatttatttatttacttattagagagagagagagaataggtgcaccagggcctccagccactgcagatgaactccacacgctGGCGCCAccgtgtgcgtctggcttacgtgggtcctcaaCAATAGAacatcggtccttaggcttcgcaggcatgtgccttaacccctaagccatctctccagccctgctctagcTTTGAAAATACGGCTGCTCtgtctgagtgtggtggtgcatgactttaatcacagcagcactcaagaggctgaggtaggaggatcactgaattcaaggccagcctgagctacagtgagatcctacctaaatacacacacacacacatacacacacacacacacacacacacacacacggcaggagaaatagctcagttactaaaggcacttgcttataaagcctgacatcccaggttcagctccccagtagacagatgcacacagtggcacatgcatttggagtactTTTGCTGCGGCAAAAGGCCCTGCTGTGTTCttgaactctctctctttcaaataagtaaataaataagagtaagaggtttgtgagccaggtgtggtgctcacgcctccatctatctatctatctatccatccatccacccatccatccatctacaaatatactttttttaaaatttttatttgagagaaagaggcagagagagaatgggtgcaccagggccttcagccactgaaaacgaactccagatgcgtggtggtgcatgcctgtaatcccagccctggggaggcagaggcagaaagatccctAGTGCTCATTGGCCATGCAGCGCAGCCTCCTGGGTGAGcgccaggccagtgagagactctacacAAAGGTGGACAGCGTTTCTGAAGATGCCACCTGAGGTTCTTCTCTGGTcccaacatgtgtgtgtgtgtgtgtgtgtgtgtgtgtgtgtgcatctacacacatgccTTTATACACATGAgcacgtgcatgcatgtatacatgttcttagggaaaaatgaaataaagccagTTTCATACACAACCATGATACCAATATCACTCCTAACAAATCAGTACTAATAGCTTTCCAATAAGAAATGGCTAtataggtctgaagagatggtattaaagatgtacaccactacCCCagaccatacatatatatacatgtatatgtatgtatatatgtgtatatatatatatatttttttttattcgggctgaatttactatgtagtcttagggtggcctcaaacttacaatgatccttctacctctacctcccaagtgctgggattaaaggtgtgcgccaccaggcctgtctatttttttttccatttatttgagagagaaagaggcagaaagaatgtgtgtgtcagggcctctagccactgcaaacaaactccagacacatgcgcccccttgtgcatctggcttacatgggtcctggagaatcaaacctgggtcctttggctttgcaggcaagcaccttaactgcagagccatctctccaggccctgtatTTTTAAACAATCTTTAGGCAGTAGTGCTTTGCCAGAAGCCCTTCTAGTACGCAGGCCTCCCTGCTATTTGACGGTAGAATAAGTACACCTAACCAGGAGCACAGAATGGGCAGGGAAATTCCCGTGCTCACTTTGAGAGTCACCCTTCCAGGTGTCTGCGGCCATACACCGTAGCCCTTCTCATTTGGTGACAGTGACATGCACATAGGCAAAAAAGGGTGTTGGCAATTTGAACTCACGGTCAGGTTTTCCAAGGTCCTCTTCTGACGAGGGACCTACAGCTTGGGAAGAACCATCAGAGGGTCCGGCGTCACCTCCTTCGATGCGCGCAGTGTGGGGGAGTTCTAAACATGGTCTCCCTGAAACAAACGAGTGCGTGAATGAGAGCCTCCATCAAAGGCACtcttctgagctgggcgtggtggcgcacgcctttaatcccagcaatcgggaggcagaggtaggaggatcgccatgagttcgaggccaccctgagactacatagtgaattccaggtcagcctgagctagagcaagaccctgcctcgaaaaaccaagaaaaacagaCATTCTTCTGACACTGATCCACACTTGAGAGTGGTCCCCAACTTCACAGAGCAACGGGCCTGGCTGTGGCCAGCCCCACGCCTAACCAAAGTCAGGATGTCTGGTTTGAAACAGGGCTGCCTCAGGCCAGGCTCCCCGCCCACAAGATCTCCCTGAAGTCGCCTTCTTGTCAAAGCCTGAGGGCACTGGCACTCTGTCTCCATGCCTCCAGGCCAAGGCCAAGGCCCCGCCATGGAAGCAGAGGAGCAGTCACCCGGCCACTGGGCAACAGAACCAGCTAGCAAGGCACCTGGAGacctgttctctccttcaccaACCAGAAAGAGTCCAGGGCAGCCACTGGCCGAAAAACCACACAGCAGTTTCCCGACAGAGCCAGGCCTGGACGGAGCCGTGCCGCCCAGGGGACAGTGGGGTGCGAGGCGGGCTCCCCTGCCCTGCGCAGCTCCTCACCTTCCTCACATCTCAGAGTGCCTAACGCTGCCAGCCGTTGTGTGCCAAGCACCTTCATGTGAGCCACGCTACCCAGGAGATGAGCAACTTGACtccttgttatttttgttttgtttttgtggatttgagaagaagaaggagaaggaggaggaggaagagaaagagaaagaaagacaaagagagagaaagagaagaagagaaagaaaaagacaaggacTCGGAGAGAGGACAGCCACCAAGGCGTCCAGTCTGCAGAATGGCGCAATGGCTGATGTTTGGCCTCAAGGGCACAGCTCATGGAGCTGTTTGACCTCACACAAATGCCCCCCACGGTCCATGTCTGCTCTCTGCTGAGAGATTTAGGGAGAAAGCTCAGGGCCCCTGGGCCTCAGGACAGGACAGCGGAATGACCCCCAGGAACCTGTGGTCTGCTCACCCCTGCGAGCCAGCCCCAGGTCCATCTCCTTGGCACAGGTGGCCATGGGCAAGGTGGGCAGTGCATCCTCTTGGCCTCGGGCCCCCAGGCCCTGGACCCCCTTGGGTTCCTCAGCACCAGGTTTCCCATGACCGCGTTTTCTTTGGCTAGTCCTCTTGTCCTGGGCTTTCATCCTGATGGCTGGCTCCTCTCGGGGCTCCGTGGGCTCCTCTGTTCCCTTGGGCCTCCTTCTGGCCTTTTCTGTGGGCTCCTCAAGGCCCGTCCTCATCAGGAGAAAGTTTACCACGGCCTTCAGCCAGCTGGGCATTTTGTCCTTCTTGGGGTCTTCTTGGGGCCCCTGTTGGCTTGGGAGAGAGTGCCTCACCTCCTCCAGAGGCAGGGCGGCGGCCTCCGCAGGCAGAGCTGCACCCCCAGGCCTCGCGGCCCCATCGCTGGCCGCCCTGCGCAGTGCCCGCCTGCTGGAGGGCAGTGACCGATGCCAGCAGTTCCGGGACTCCGGGCCCTGCCTGAGGGGCTGTGACCTGTCCAGGGACTGGGTTCTCTTATCTTCTGGAGGCTTCTTTGAGCCCCTTGGGGTCTCCATTAGGCTACAAGTAAAACAAATAGCTCCCTTAGGAGAGGCCCGGGGGTAAGCCTCACCCCCGCCCCAGGCCCTTGCGGCTGAGCGGGCACCTCTTCTCCTGGGGATGCCCTCCCCAGACTGTCTGTGTCAAGTCCTCAACAACCCCAAAAGCGTGGAGGGGTCAAACCCTCATGGCCCAGAGGAGGAAACGGGTTTGAATTTTGCTGTGTGGGTCAGTGGCACCTCCAAGAGCGTCCCAAGGGAAGCCAGCCCAGCTgctaccttggtctcctgagaTGACTTTGGGCTTGGGACTCCAGAACGAAGTGGCTTTGTGGTGCTCCAAGGCCACCAGGTTATGGGAAGTCTGTCTCAGCAGTGATAGGAAATTCACAGAGCCAGAAGCAAAGGCCAAGTTCTACCTCTCCCACCCCTGGGACCACAGCCAGCCCCTTGCACTATAGCTGGCCAGGCCCTGTTCTGCTCCAGGCCTGAATATtctatattctctccctccctccctccctccctccctctctctctctctctctccccccccttcccccctctctctctaataaataagcgcCCTCACAGGCTGCTGTGGATGTCCCCCAGCTAGCTCAATCCATGGCCACCTTGAGCTTCTAACTGCTCAAGCTAATGATGCTGGTTTAGCCCATACCTTCTTCCTCTACTCCCACACCTGAGCCCTGGGCTAAAACCTACTGGCACCACTTACCTTCTGCCCCTCTTTCCTGTCCTCACTAGCCTCCCTGCTCCTCAGAGCATGTCATTCTCCTGCGTCCAATGTGTCCCTTACGCTCTGAGTCCACGTCCGTACAGTGGCTGTGGTCCCCACAGGGCCTCCCGCCCCCACTCCACACAGTTCTTCATGCCCTCTTTACAGATTCAGGCCTCCGTTGTGAGCCATTCCCTCTTTCTGGAACATTCATCCCCCTTAGCAGTCTATGGTTTGTCCTCTTACTTTCTTCAGGGCTAAAATGGCaccttcttgggctggggagatgactcagtagttaaaatcccttgcttgcaaaacctgctggcctgggttcaattccctagtgtccatgtaaagccagatgcacaaagtggcacaagcatttaagCATTCGTTTGCAGGGACAAaagaccctggagtgcctatcttctctctctttccaaagaaacagaaacttaaaaaaaaaaaatagcacctttcaggctggagacatagcttagtggttagggggcttgcctgcaaagcctaaggacccacgttctactctccagatcccacataacccagacgcacaaggtcacacatgcgcacaaggtggtacacgcatctggagttcaatttcagtggctggaggccctagcatgccaattctctctctcttgcctccctCTCTTGTGCACTCTCtcattagggggaaaaaaaggctagtctgttgagcttgcctcaaaaaataaaataagtaattaagAAATAGcacttttcaggctggagagatggcttagccattaaggcgcccACCAAGGGTCAGGGAAGAAAGAACAAAGGGAAGCACTTAGTTTTGCTCTCATTTACTTCCTTGTCAaacatttactatgtagcctctcTGTGCTAGGAATCACGCTTTGTGGTACTGATAAAATCGGAAGCATGAGGCAGCATTTGTTTAAGAGATAACATTCTGATCTTATTGGGGGGTtgtcatggtagggtctcactctagcccaggctggccttgaactcacagtggatcctcctttctctgccttctgattGCTGTCCTGGAGttaaggaatgtgccaccatgcccagcaatatccTGGTCTTtccatatcttatttatttgagagaaaaaggcagagagaaagagaatgagaatgggttccagggcctctagccattgcaaactaactccagatgcatgtgctaccttgtgcatctggctcgtgtgggtactagggaatcaaacctgggtccttaggctttgcaagcaaatgccttaactgctaagctatctctccagccctattctggtcttttttcttctttaatgtgagagtgtgtgagagagaattggcacaccacagtctctagctattgcaatagaactccagagacatgcacccccttgtgcatctggctatcgtgggatctggagagtccaacatgaatccttagtcttcataggcaagcaccttaactgctaagccatctctccagccctattctgatCTTTAAACCAATATGCCCGGGCTGTGAGAGCAGGTGCCCTGCCCTCTcatgggcttaagagatggcaaATTAGACCAAAGAGCTATGTGATTGTAAAATAGAAGTAAGCTGCGCCAGAAATATTGACTAAACAGTATGCTGGTTGCCTCTGCTAGCCTGGGCAAGTTCAATAACCAAACCTGAACACCACGGAACACACAGGACACGGTGCTGCGCTCAGCCCCGCTTCCTCCTTGGAACTTGGCTGGAGAGCTGTCCCGAGATGTCCTGTAGCACCCCACCCAGCTGATGGGAACAGAGGTGAAGCTGTCACTATGGAAACGGTTCCCACCATGGTGATGATAAGTACCTCCTTCTGCCCTTTCTGTAGAATGGCACCGGCTCAGCGCCTTACCCAGGGAGCACAGCTACCCCAGCCTTTGATCTTCCCCTGGGAAGACCCTTTCCAGGGTCCCCAAGGTCTCCTGGCTCCAAACCCAGAAATTCTTCCCACTGCAGCCTTCGATCCCACACCTGCCTCCTGGCAACTCTTCCAGGCCCCCGTGACCAAGCTCAGACCCACTCTCCCCCACCACTCTCACTGCTCCTCCTCAGGAATGTTCCAGAGACTGGCTCAGCCCCGGCTTGATTATGAAGAGAATGGCTGGTGGACCTCCACCCCGGGGAGACGCTACAGCTCCCATCTGTGTGTCCCTTAGACACATGCAGTCTCACCACCCTGAGAAACATATTTCAGTAAGATCAGCCTCATGGCCTCTGTATGGGCCATGGATCTTTCCAGATGTTCTCAGCTTGAAGTTTTCTCTATCTGGGATTTATCAAGGAaggctggctttaaaaaaaaaattattttcagttttttatttacttattagagccagagagagtgagaatgggcacatcagggctctagccactgcaaatcaattccagatgcgtgtgcccccttgtgcatctggcttatgtgggtcctggggagtcgaacctgggccctttggctttgcaggcaagtaccttaacccctaagctatctctccagccccagctgagtagttgttgttgttgttgttgtttaatttcttcccctttttcttgttttgagccCACACCTGCATCTGGTCTGCTGGGGCATCCCACCCTGGCCCAGACTTGAAGTCTCCCTGTATGGAAACCCAGCCCTTCCTGTAAACGTGGTTTATTGCCTTGACAGAGAGCGGAGTCCACAGCCGCCCAGAAACCCCGGGCTGATCTGCGGCTCACAGGACCCAGCTAAGACACGCAGCACTCCGGTGATGTGTCTAGCAACCACAAAGGACCAGAGGAGTCACACCAAGAAGCCCGCGCACGTGGTCGCCTTGGCTCATAACCGCCCTCGTCCGCGGGCGCATTCAGCCGCCCGGTTACTCTCCTGCCACCCACTGCGCCCTCTCCACGCCTGTCCTCCACCCAGCGGCCGTGGCGACGTGCCGGGGGGAAAAGCAAGACACACATGTCACTCCACAGACGCCCGTGCAGCACGTGTGGGACGCACCGCGTGTTCTATAAACCCGTACTCAGAACATCCCAAGTGTACAGGGTCAGACTTGCTATCTGTCCCCAGACTAAGAGCACTGAGGAAGACCAGGGCCACGGTGGTTCCCTGCTGTCCCCGTGCCTGGCCAGGCAGGCCCTGGGTGTTTATGGGATGAATAAATAGGGTGATGCACAGGCACGGTGTGAGCCCTTTCCCCTCCGTTACCTCATGTAACCTGCCAGGGCACCATCAAGCACACTGGCTGACAGGGGGAACCGGGACCCCGGGCCACTGAGACTGGCCCAAGGTTCTAGACCCGGGATCCGGGAGCTACCTTTGCCTgggtttctcttcttttcttgctCATATACCAAGTGGCCTCTCCTAAGTTCACACGCACCTACATTGTAACCCGTGCAAGATCACATgtccacacgtgtgtgcatagAGACGGAGCACCCGCACCCCAGCAGAAAAGACCGGGAACCCAGGGTGGGTCTCACAGACCCCCGTGCAGGAAGCCAGCTGGAGTCCAAGGGCTGCATGCTAAGCTCACAATCTTGTCATGCCCCCCAAGCCCTGCGCCTCCATCATCATTCACACTCTGAACCTCTGGGGGTGAACCCAGGCAGAGCCAAGCACAAGACAGCACCCTGAGCGCCCATGATGGTTCGGCCGGTCCCTTGGGCAGCTCTCCGTTCCCTGCATTCGGGGTAGTGAGAGGCTCCTGGGGGACCTCTGGCCTCCTTGGCATGCCTGGAGTGGGCAACAAGATGGCCCTGTCTTCCCGCAATGCCAGGCCTCCCCTGAACTGCACTTACTCCCCAGGGTCAAGTAGTGATGTTCAAAATATCTcctctccaggctggagagatggcccaatggttaaagatgcttgcttgcaaaacctgccagcccacaTTCAATTTTCCAGCCACCCCatgaagccagacaggcatttaaTTGCAATCTCAGGAGCCcctagtgtgtgggggggacacatacatacacaagtaaacaaacattaaaaaaaatatttctggggctggagagatggtttagtggttgagggtttgactccccaggacccacgtaagccagatgcacaagatgtcacacacatctggagttcatttgcagtggctagaggccctggagtgcccattctccctttctctctgcctatttctgtatctctcttaaataaatcaataaatatatttccaagctgggcatggtggctcatgcctttaatcccagcacttatgaagcagaggtaggaggattgctgtgagttcgatgccaccctgagactacatagtaaattccaggtcagcctgggctagtaaaaccctacctcaaaatacatacacacacacacacacacacacacacacacacacatttatttgttatttatttaatttatttatttccaggacTAGagcgattgcttagtggttaaggcatttgcctgcaaagtcaaaggacccaggtttgattctccaggacccatgtaagccagatgcacaagttggtacatgcatctgaagttcatttgtagaggccctggaatacccacattctctctctctctctttctctccataggcttcacaggcaagtaccttaaccactaagcaatctctccagccccctaaaatactttttaaaaaatatttcctcatggaacataataaaattaatttgacccaaattaaaaaaatattttctacaatcttccagacacaaaatgacctttaTATTCATGACtgtgcagtgcctgacactccctacacaagaccttcataataggaggaaaagatgatgacatcaaaataaaagagagactgattggaagTGGATTTGATGGAGGGTTGATTTGatttgagaggggagaatgggggtGGGCGAGGAAATcagcatggt
Above is a window of Jaculus jaculus isolate mJacJac1 chromosome 8, mJacJac1.mat.Y.cur, whole genome shotgun sequence DNA encoding:
- the Bnip5 gene encoding protein BNIP5; the protein is METPRGSKKPPEDKRTQSLDRSQPLRQGPESRNCWHRSLPSSRRALRRAASDGAARPGGAALPAEAAALPLEEVRHSLPSQQGPQEDPKKDKMPSWLKAVVNFLLMRTGLEEPTEKARRRPKGTEEPTEPREEPAIRMKAQDKRTSQRKRGHGKPGAEEPKGVQGLGARGQEDALPTLPMATCAKEMDLGLARRGRPCLELPHTARIEGGDAGPSDGSSQAVGPSSEEDLGKPDPDEVIRRIVELLKKAGDHLEEEQGQAPLREVTSQNPTPGSRRKSQEKRSSLKKAFSFRKPGLEELRRTGPADAPSPETRPPKRPGFLPLCVGGHRTCSTSSSHGSEAPSLHEVLSPDDDGPRPSERPTQGGCQRPSELPDRASESREFMQQILVLLKSTEEPEGEQPPRVQEAEVALESLAPACRRKSQERKSSFRRAFSHKKHISKESKRMEAAEASRTAGPEARPPRKHSFLPLCVGGHRASVPSCSDPEDLEFREPAAALGAQAAAGLEAASPAGSHTPDEEPWLEGAPESKELMIHRLVALLLEVDGELGNQIRRHPSFKRFLYKFSDASLRKLVTVLYEQKARVPKGDGSLANSPSPCAFGLLNKFSGSHGCAICSLMRSRGQYSGHSYAHFLSRKTQLDTISQDRQSPD